In Desulfobacterales bacterium, a single genomic region encodes these proteins:
- a CDS encoding ComC/BlpC family leader-containing pheromone/bacteriocin, whose amino-acid sequence MANKNKRRPNYEELNNEDLEKIAGGKGDTGKEKSSNRHYVCNGVTAMGTRLTINTSINGKTQSQDTVIPS is encoded by the coding sequence ATGGCTAATAAAAATAAGCGTCGGCCTAATTATGAAGAACTTAACAACGAAGATTTAGAAAAAATCGCTGGTGGCAAGGGTGACACTGGTAAAGAAAAAAGTTCTAATCGTCATTATGTTTGTAATGGAGTTACTGCTATGGGAACAAGGCTTACCATTAATACATCAATAAATGGAAAAACCCAAAGCCAAGACACCGTAATTCCATCTTAA
- a CDS encoding efflux RND transporter permease subunit, whose protein sequence is MIISNTSVQNRVSVLVLSLIIVIFGVYCYKVLPRESFPDITIPNVFVSTNYKGVASKDIETSITIPIEKKLKGLENVKKIHSVSAEGLSQINIEFIPGTDIDEVLSKVKDKVDEAKGELPNDLEDEPVVFEVNFSELPIVVYSLSGTCGMRCLKDIADDLKEDIESIPGVLESEITGALDREIRVEIDPDKLAYYRIPITAFQEVVSSENQNTSGGTITIGDGRYQIRVPGEFKTPEEIYGLVVSSFEGGPVYLKDVATVVDGFKEEDSRSRLNGKSAINISVKKRTGENIIAVSDKIDEMIESRKILWPKGTEITKLMDQAKQIRNMVDDLENNIISGLVLVVVVLFFALGLRNAVLVALSIPFSMLLSFTVLYAFGITLNMVVLFSLTLALGMLVDNAIVIIENIYRYMEQGVSRIDAAMKATSEVAYPVIGSTLTTLAAFFPMIFWPGIMGEFMKYLPITLIITLSSSLAVALIINPAFAAFFMKTSSNSNSFEKSENTDLSMEKPADASKSIALKYYSAFLRSALNHRPSVLIMSFLVLIACIQLWLLRIGLEKPVEFFPSSDPTSAYINVTPPEGADLEYIDNVIKLIEMKTAGIIDVGQEINYSYNFTKHEKSNGSEFLGPSNLPNLEYIYSRAIENPQTGAFSENAPNHIGLQFIDFADRITPSALDLEKVRKRIKDIAGATITVDEAKEGPPTGAPINIEISGTDFTTLGTIAKKVSQIIAKNPYIEDIRDDYVEGIPTIQIRIDRQKAAMFGLSTSMIGFALKTAYNGLAVSTYREGDDDYDITVKLSEEHLKVTDVLHKLMIPAPSGTLVPLTSIADISYTGTIGNIIRINHERVITVRANVDEKKMPAATAREEAEKLITAFNAPPGYKIKFTGEKESQKESEEFLGKTFLIAILLIFLILVTLFNSVSQPLLIMTSVILSLGGAFLGLFVIKAPFGIIMTGVGVISLAGVVVNNAIVLIDYTNKLRDSGMSVKDAVISAGATRLRPVMLTAITTILGLIPMVTGISYDFKKMTWCFVSESTEFWRTMAIVVIFGLMISTFLTLVVVPVLYTVLESIHKRSLWLVFHIRRLYWKPVERFLN, encoded by the coding sequence ATGATTATTTCTAATACTTCTGTTCAAAACCGTGTCAGCGTTCTTGTTCTTTCATTGATAATCGTTATTTTTGGAGTTTACTGTTATAAAGTCCTTCCAAGGGAAAGTTTTCCTGATATTACGATACCTAATGTTTTTGTTTCCACAAACTATAAAGGCGTAGCTTCAAAAGATATAGAAACATCTATTACGATTCCAATTGAAAAAAAACTTAAAGGGCTTGAAAATGTAAAAAAAATTCATTCTGTCAGCGCTGAAGGACTTTCGCAGATTAATATAGAATTTATACCCGGAACAGATATAGACGAAGTTCTTTCAAAAGTAAAAGACAAAGTTGATGAGGCAAAAGGAGAACTTCCAAACGATTTAGAAGATGAACCCGTTGTTTTTGAGGTTAATTTTTCTGAACTTCCTATAGTCGTTTATTCCTTGAGCGGAACCTGCGGAATGAGATGTCTTAAAGATATTGCTGACGATTTAAAAGAGGATATTGAATCTATACCAGGTGTGCTTGAATCTGAAATTACCGGAGCTTTAGACAGAGAAATACGGGTTGAAATAGATCCCGATAAATTAGCTTATTATAGAATACCTATAACTGCTTTCCAAGAAGTTGTAAGCAGTGAAAATCAGAATACTTCTGGTGGGACTATTACAATCGGAGACGGACGATATCAAATACGAGTCCCAGGAGAATTTAAAACTCCTGAAGAAATATACGGTCTTGTAGTAAGTTCCTTTGAAGGCGGGCCAGTTTATCTAAAAGATGTAGCAACCGTAGTTGACGGATTTAAAGAAGAAGATAGCAGGTCAAGGCTGAATGGGAAATCCGCTATCAATATATCAGTAAAAAAAAGAACTGGCGAAAATATAATTGCAGTTAGTGATAAAATAGATGAAATGATTGAAAGTCGGAAAATTTTATGGCCGAAAGGAACTGAAATTACAAAGTTGATGGATCAAGCCAAACAAATACGTAACATGGTAGATGATCTTGAAAATAATATAATATCCGGGCTTGTTTTAGTAGTAGTTGTTTTGTTTTTTGCACTTGGATTACGTAATGCTGTATTAGTAGCTCTTTCAATTCCTTTTTCAATGCTTCTTTCTTTTACAGTTTTATATGCTTTTGGAATTACTTTAAATATGGTTGTTTTGTTCAGCCTTACCCTTGCACTTGGAATGCTTGTTGATAATGCAATAGTTATTATTGAAAATATATATAGATATATGGAGCAAGGAGTTTCAAGGATAGATGCGGCAATGAAGGCTACTTCAGAAGTAGCTTATCCTGTAATAGGTTCTACATTAACAACTCTTGCCGCTTTTTTCCCTATGATATTCTGGCCAGGAATTATGGGAGAATTTATGAAATATCTTCCTATCACTCTTATAATTACCCTTTCATCAAGCCTCGCGGTTGCATTAATTATTAATCCAGCTTTTGCGGCATTTTTCATGAAAACATCTTCAAATTCTAATTCGTTTGAAAAGTCTGAAAATACTGACTTATCAATGGAAAAGCCTGCTGATGCATCAAAAAGCATTGCATTAAAATATTATTCTGCTTTTTTAAGAAGCGCTTTAAATCATAGGCCAAGTGTATTGATTATGTCCTTTCTTGTTTTGATTGCATGTATTCAACTATGGCTACTCAGAATAGGTCTTGAAAAACCTGTAGAATTTTTCCCAAGCAGTGATCCTACAAGCGCCTATATTAACGTAACTCCGCCCGAAGGAGCCGATCTTGAATACATTGATAACGTAATTAAACTTATAGAAATGAAAACTGCTGGAATTATCGATGTTGGACAAGAGATTAATTATTCCTATAATTTTACTAAACACGAAAAATCAAACGGGAGTGAATTTCTTGGACCAAGCAATCTACCAAATTTAGAATATATTTATTCCCGTGCTATTGAAAATCCGCAAACAGGCGCTTTTAGTGAAAATGCTCCTAACCATATTGGTTTACAATTTATAGATTTTGCTGACAGAATTACGCCATCTGCTCTTGATTTAGAAAAGGTGCGAAAAAGAATAAAAGACATCGCTGGCGCAACAATAACCGTAGATGAAGCTAAAGAAGGACCTCCAACTGGAGCACCAATAAACATAGAAATATCAGGTACTGATTTTACAACACTTGGAACTATTGCGAAAAAAGTAAGTCAGATAATAGCAAAAAATCCTTATATTGAGGATATAAGGGATGATTATGTTGAAGGCATTCCTACTATACAAATAAGAATTGACCGACAAAAAGCCGCAATGTTTGGACTATCAACAAGCATGATAGGATTTGCTTTAAAAACTGCATATAACGGGCTTGCAGTTTCAACATATAGAGAAGGAGACGATGATTATGACATAACCGTAAAGCTTTCAGAAGAACATCTTAAAGTTACAGACGTTTTACATAAACTTATGATTCCAGCTCCTTCAGGCACACTTGTTCCTCTGACTTCAATAGCTGATATTAGCTATACTGGAACCATAGGTAATATTATTAGAATAAACCATGAAAGGGTCATTACCGTAAGAGCTAATGTTGATGAAAAGAAAATGCCTGCAGCTACGGCAAGAGAAGAAGCCGAAAAACTCATTACAGCATTTAATGCTCCTCCGGGCTATAAAATTAAGTTCACAGGTGAAAAAGAATCCCAAAAAGAATCAGAAGAATTTTTAGGAAAAACTTTTTTGATTGCAATATTATTAATTTTTCTAATACTTGTAACTCTTTTTAATTCAGTTAGTCAGCCTTTATTAATAATGACTTCCGTTATTTTATCCCTTGGAGGTGCATTTTTAGGACTTTTTGTCATAAAAGCTCCTTTTGGAATTATTATGACAGGAGTAGGAGTTATATCCCTTGCTGGAGTTGTTGTAAATAACGCCATTGTTCTAATTGATTATACTAATAAATTGCGAGACAGTGGTATGTCAGTAAAAGATGCTGTAATTTCAGCTGGCGCTACAAGACTAAGACCTGTTATGCTTACGGCTATAACTACTATTTTAGGCCTCATTCCAATGGTGACGGGTATATCTTATGATTTTAAAAAAATGACTTGGTGCTTTGTTAGCGAATCAACAGAATTTTGGAGAACAATGGCTATCGTAGTTATATTCGGTCTTATGATATCAACGTTTTTAACGCTTGTTGTTGTTCCAGTGCTTTATACTGTACTAGAATCTATCCATAAACGGTCGTTATGGCTTGTGTTTCATATTAGAAGACTTTACTGGAAGCCTGTGGAAAGGTTTTTAAATTAA
- a CDS encoding efflux RND transporter periplasmic adaptor subunit, with amino-acid sequence MEEKTDVKPEIINNVKRPKRQWLKTFWGIFPSLLLIALVALIFILSGKVKSKGEALKAEKEANLKKEEQKINVVVADLIPSKIREKINLPGLVQPWVFLNLSSEVNGTVVEKNVNEGDSIKKGDTIILIDSRDYENAYNSAKATFESASASLNRVNELYKSQFSTKSQLDEAVAQVENYKALMDNALLNLERCTVKAPIDGIINRIFVEQGQLLNIAGSIAEILQIDKVKVKVGIPESDVDDVRKINTFNVKIDALGGRIFTAKKHFLSKTAEQMAHLYDLVIFIENPERLILPDMFARVEIIKKEFENSLSVPLYSVIASNDRYIVFVEKDGVAHSVDVELGIQEEGRIQIKKGLNPSDKVIVTGHRNLTDGQNINVVRKEKGSEKIIK; translated from the coding sequence ATGGAAGAAAAAACAGACGTAAAACCAGAAATAATAAATAACGTTAAACGTCCAAAAAGGCAATGGCTTAAGACTTTTTGGGGCATATTCCCTTCTCTATTACTTATCGCCCTTGTAGCTTTGATTTTTATCCTTTCAGGAAAAGTTAAATCAAAAGGTGAAGCACTAAAAGCGGAAAAAGAAGCGAACTTGAAAAAAGAGGAACAAAAAATAAATGTTGTAGTAGCTGACCTTATTCCTTCAAAGATAAGGGAAAAAATAAACCTGCCCGGTTTAGTTCAACCATGGGTATTTCTTAACCTCTCGTCTGAAGTAAATGGAACCGTTGTCGAAAAAAATGTAAACGAAGGTGATTCAATAAAAAAAGGAGATACAATAATACTTATAGATTCAAGAGATTATGAAAATGCCTATAATTCAGCCAAAGCTACTTTTGAATCTGCATCAGCTTCTTTAAATAGAGTAAACGAACTTTATAAAAGCCAGTTTTCTACTAAATCCCAGCTTGATGAAGCTGTTGCTCAAGTAGAAAATTATAAAGCTTTAATGGATAACGCTCTGTTAAATTTAGAAAGATGCACTGTAAAAGCTCCTATAGACGGAATAATTAACCGTATTTTTGTTGAACAAGGCCAGTTGTTAAATATCGCTGGAAGTATTGCCGAAATTTTACAAATAGATAAAGTGAAAGTCAAAGTAGGTATTCCTGAATCTGATGTTGATGATGTAAGAAAGATTAATACATTCAACGTTAAAATAGACGCTTTAGGCGGACGTATTTTTACAGCAAAAAAACATTTCCTTTCTAAGACTGCCGAACAGATGGCTCATTTATATGATCTTGTCATATTTATCGAAAATCCAGAAAGACTTATACTTCCTGACATGTTCGCAAGGGTTGAAATCATTAAAAAAGAGTTTGAAAACAGCCTTTCAGTACCGCTTTATTCTGTAATAGCCTCAAATGACAGATATATTGTTTTTGTTGAAAAGGACGGAGTTGCTCATTCAGTAGATGTTGAATTAGGAATTCAAGAAGAAGGCAGAATTCAAATAAAAAAAGGACTAAATCCATCTGATAAAGTTATAGTAACAGGCCATAGAAATCTTACTGACGGCCAGAATATTAATGTGGTAAGAAAAGAAAAAGGTAGTGAAAAAATTATAAAATGA
- a CDS encoding TolC family protein has product MLRLSIIFIVIFNFFVLNSYANDNDKSIQQEAYSLQDLCKIALKLSESVKIAEEDVYMANLIKKKTFAALVPSFSTFIGYSTNFGTASMSSDWGASWGVRFDQSFSLSRRELGAYYVSDEYIKKSNYDLESLKATYLLQVSSDYYNVLKAKRGVDIADINVKRLEKHKESVNARLKMETATKLDLLRVNAELSMAKTVLINADNNLRLAKSIIQRNLNLSPDYKLLEPKFSDNILIDSFNFEDLKKSALNSRTELKSLNSQKFISEALVEWDKGALWPTVSVEGLYQYNDGRPKAFFDDHDSFSIGLNLNFLFFDGGMRKAEINESQSRKRKVDFALEETIKLITIEIEQAYLEVIREKNIVDALSDQLKYVKENYEAVTQQFKYGLADSIDVMEANSLLSTTERELSDSKYNLELSILKLKKAEGLLISELTR; this is encoded by the coding sequence ATGCTTAGATTATCTATTATATTTATTGTAATATTCAATTTTTTTGTATTAAATTCCTATGCGAATGATAATGACAAATCTATACAGCAAGAGGCTTATTCTCTTCAAGACCTTTGTAAAATAGCCTTAAAATTATCTGAAAGCGTTAAAATAGCTGAAGAAGATGTTTATATGGCTAATTTGATTAAAAAGAAAACATTTGCAGCATTAGTTCCATCTTTTTCAACATTTATAGGATATTCAACTAATTTTGGCACCGCATCCATGAGTTCTGACTGGGGAGCGTCATGGGGAGTTAGATTCGATCAAAGTTTCAGCCTGAGCAGAAGAGAACTCGGTGCATATTATGTTTCCGATGAATACATAAAAAAAAGCAATTACGACCTTGAGTCATTGAAGGCTACATATCTCCTTCAAGTTTCATCAGACTATTATAATGTCTTAAAAGCTAAACGAGGCGTTGATATTGCAGACATAAATGTTAAGAGACTTGAAAAACACAAAGAATCAGTTAACGCTCGGCTAAAGATGGAAACTGCAACAAAATTAGACCTATTACGAGTTAATGCTGAACTTTCAATGGCTAAAACTGTTTTAATCAATGCTGATAATAACCTTAGATTAGCAAAGTCCATCATTCAAAGAAACCTTAACCTAAGCCCTGATTATAAACTTCTTGAACCAAAATTTTCAGATAATATATTAATAGATTCATTTAATTTTGAAGATTTAAAGAAATCAGCCTTAAATTCTCGAACGGAATTAAAATCCCTTAATTCCCAAAAATTTATTTCTGAAGCCCTTGTAGAATGGGATAAAGGCGCCCTTTGGCCAACTGTATCCGTTGAAGGTCTGTATCAATACAATGACGGAAGGCCTAAAGCTTTTTTTGACGATCATGACAGCTTTTCAATAGGATTAAATTTAAATTTTTTATTTTTTGATGGAGGCATGCGAAAGGCTGAAATTAATGAGTCTCAATCCCGAAAAAGAAAAGTTGATTTTGCTTTAGAGGAAACAATTAAATTAATTACTATTGAAATCGAACAAGCTTATTTAGAGGTTATCCGAGAAAAAAACATAGTCGATGCATTATCTGACCAGCTAAAATATGTTAAAGAAAATTATGAAGCAGTAACTCAACAGTTTAAATACGGACTTGCTGACAGCATTGATGTGATGGAAGCAAACTCCCTTTTATCCACAACTGAAAGGGAACTGTCTGATTCAAAATATAATCTTGAATTATCAATCTTAAAATTGAAAAAGGCAGAAGGACTGCTTATTTCAGAATTAACAAGGTAA